Proteins encoded together in one Nocardioides marinisabuli window:
- a CDS encoding cation:proton antiporter regulatory subunit, producing the protein MRQRLTVSTGYGVAEIAVQAASDLVGKTLGESGLRERDISALTLQRGTSVIPNPHSRHVLEAGDRLLCFGKLEEMRSMIPGRRRRTRRVKKLPAEPIHEA; encoded by the coding sequence GTGCGCCAGCGCCTGACCGTCTCGACCGGGTACGGCGTCGCCGAGATCGCCGTGCAGGCCGCCTCCGACCTCGTCGGCAAGACGCTGGGCGAGTCGGGGCTGCGCGAGCGCGACATCTCGGCGCTCACCCTGCAGCGCGGCACCAGCGTCATCCCCAACCCGCACAGCCGCCACGTGCTCGAGGCCGGCGACCGGCTGCTGTGCTTCGGCAAGCTCGAGGAGATGCGCTCGATGATCCCGGGCCGGCGCCGGCGCACCCGCCGGGTCAAGAAGCTGCCCGCCGAGCCGATCCACGAGGCTTGA
- a CDS encoding ATP-dependent zinc protease has product MSLPDAGVEWIKAKLDTGARTSAIHAFDLESFERDGVTMVRYSVHPWQATDDDAVVVESTVLDTREVRSSSGHVEERYVVPMPITLVGHTVTVEMSLSRRDEMGFRMLVGREALRQGFVVDPGRSYLGPRPPVAVRRRNRGR; this is encoded by the coding sequence GTGAGCCTGCCCGACGCCGGCGTGGAGTGGATCAAGGCCAAGCTCGACACGGGCGCGCGGACCTCCGCCATCCACGCCTTCGACCTCGAGTCCTTCGAGCGTGACGGCGTCACGATGGTGCGCTACTCGGTGCACCCCTGGCAGGCCACCGACGACGACGCCGTGGTCGTGGAGAGCACCGTCCTGGACACCCGCGAGGTGCGCTCGTCGTCGGGCCACGTCGAGGAGCGCTACGTCGTGCCGATGCCGATCACGCTGGTCGGGCACACCGTCACCGTGGAGATGAGCCTGAGCCGCCGCGACGAGATGGGCTTCCGGATGCTGGTGGGGCGCGAGGCGCTGCGCCAGGGCTTCGTCGTCGACCCCGGTCGCTCCTACCTCGGCCCCCGCCCGCCCGTGGCCGTGCGCCGCCGCAACCGGGGCCGCTGA
- a CDS encoding succinylglutamate desuccinylase/aspartoacylase family protein — protein sequence MARPSFEIGPVRVRPGRVQSLALPITRLVTGAEVDLPVRVVHGREDGPTVWVDAAIHGDEAVGVEVVRQVLADLDPRTLRGTLIAIPIVNVLGFMTGSRYLPDRRDLNRSFPGSARGSLAGRIAHLMMTEVVAKCSVGIDLHTGSDRRTNLPQIRTDLEDPETRRLAEAFAAPVMMHARLRDGSLRHAAREEGAKVLLYEAGEAWRMDPWAIDAGVRGVRRVLAALGMTEPVEEEPPTPSLESWRSGWVRARGTGMLHLEAELGQRVEKGDRLGGLFDSFGKRVRLVHADRAGIVVGRTEAPLVNSGDAVVHLAEVED from the coding sequence ATGGCGCGCCCCTCCTTCGAGATCGGCCCGGTGCGGGTGCGCCCGGGCCGGGTGCAGTCGCTGGCGCTGCCCATCACCCGCCTGGTCACCGGCGCCGAGGTCGACCTGCCCGTGCGGGTCGTGCACGGGCGCGAGGACGGCCCGACGGTGTGGGTCGACGCCGCCATCCACGGCGACGAGGCCGTCGGCGTCGAGGTGGTGCGCCAGGTGCTGGCCGACCTCGACCCACGCACCCTGCGCGGCACCCTGATCGCGATCCCGATCGTCAACGTGCTCGGCTTCATGACCGGCAGCCGCTACCTGCCCGACCGCCGCGACCTCAACCGCTCCTTCCCCGGCTCGGCCCGCGGCTCGCTGGCCGGGCGGATCGCGCACCTGATGATGACCGAGGTCGTCGCCAAGTGCTCGGTGGGCATCGACCTGCACACCGGCTCCGACCGGCGCACCAACCTGCCGCAGATCCGCACCGACCTCGAGGACCCCGAGACCCGCCGCCTGGCCGAGGCCTTCGCCGCGCCGGTGATGATGCACGCCCGGCTGCGCGACGGCTCGCTGCGCCACGCCGCCCGCGAGGAGGGCGCCAAGGTGCTGCTCTACGAGGCCGGGGAGGCCTGGCGGATGGACCCCTGGGCCATCGACGCCGGCGTGCGCGGCGTACGCCGCGTGCTCGCCGCGCTCGGGATGACCGAGCCGGTCGAGGAGGAGCCGCCCACCCCCAGCCTCGAGTCGTGGCGCAGCGGCTGGGTGCGGGCCCGGGGCACCGGGATGCTGCACCTCGAGGCCGAGCTGGGCCAGCGCGTCGAGAAGGGCGACCGGCTCGGCGGGCTCTTCGACTCCTTCGGCAAGCGGGTGCGGCTGGTGCACGCCGACCGCGCCGGCATCGTGGTGGGCCGCACCGAGGCGCCCCTAGTGAACTCCGGCGACGCCGTGGTCCACCTCGCGGAGGTCGAGGACTGA
- a CDS encoding cellulase family glycosylhydrolase translates to MRPSPEAPRTPALRRLAATALGAGLLACPLPATAGPAAPPAPPASLAPAASAPATVATAPAAASYDVQQRRRNARGPAVGVQFHGMWSSYSDPEREEVLDRLVEMGAGWVRLDMSWSMIQPTAGRIDPQGWGVRFVDRVVGMAADRGLKVLATFWLTPDWADPEAGARSLPADPRDYGRALAWAAERWQGEVDAWEVWNEPNSEDFLAGADAAAYADLLCAGYDAVQASAARGTDVVFGGTMHNDSTWIEAAYDAGAGDCFDVLATHPYQSPSDTGPMSGSGEAHWEFSHLGEVRDLMRRHGDRRPVWVTEFGWSSHRDRGDEQPWERGVSKRQQADFTVAALEALRTRFPFVRKAFLYNERARTDAGRHMKGYGLMTNGIKPKPVYRAVQAWTGR, encoded by the coding sequence GTGCGTCCTTCCCCCGAGGCGCCGCGCACCCCCGCGCTCCGCCGCCTGGCAGCCACCGCGCTCGGTGCCGGCCTGCTCGCCTGCCCCCTGCCCGCCACCGCCGGACCCGCCGCGCCCCCCGCGCCCCCCGCGTCGCTCGCTCCTGCGGCCTCCGCCCCTGCCACCGTCGCCACGGCCCCCGCCGCGGCGTCGTACGACGTGCAGCAGCGGCGGCGCAACGCCCGCGGCCCGGCCGTGGGCGTGCAGTTCCACGGCATGTGGTCCTCCTACTCCGACCCCGAGCGGGAAGAGGTGCTCGACCGGCTGGTCGAGATGGGCGCCGGCTGGGTGCGCCTGGACATGTCGTGGTCGATGATCCAGCCGACCGCCGGCCGCATCGACCCGCAGGGCTGGGGCGTGCGCTTCGTCGACCGCGTGGTCGGCATGGCCGCCGACCGCGGGCTCAAGGTGCTGGCCACCTTCTGGCTGACCCCCGACTGGGCCGACCCCGAGGCCGGCGCCCGGTCGCTGCCCGCCGACCCCCGCGACTACGGCCGGGCCCTGGCCTGGGCCGCGGAGCGCTGGCAGGGCGAGGTCGACGCCTGGGAGGTCTGGAACGAGCCGAACTCCGAGGACTTCCTCGCCGGCGCCGACGCGGCGGCGTACGCCGACCTGCTGTGCGCCGGCTACGACGCGGTGCAGGCCTCCGCGGCCCGCGGCACCGACGTCGTCTTCGGCGGCACCATGCACAACGACTCGACCTGGATCGAGGCGGCGTACGACGCCGGCGCGGGCGACTGCTTCGACGTGCTGGCCACCCACCCCTACCAGTCGCCGTCGGACACCGGCCCGATGTCGGGCTCGGGCGAGGCGCACTGGGAGTTCAGCCACCTCGGCGAGGTGCGGGACCTGATGCGCCGCCACGGCGACCGGCGCCCGGTGTGGGTGACCGAGTTCGGCTGGTCCTCGCACCGCGACCGCGGCGACGAGCAGCCGTGGGAGCGCGGGGTCAGCAAGCGCCAGCAGGCCGACTTCACGGTCGCCGCCCTCGAGGCGCTGCGCACCCGCTTCCCGTTCGTGCGCAAGGCGTTCCTCTACAACGAGCGCGCGCGCACCGACGCCGGGCGGCACATGAAGGGCTACGGCCTGATGACCAACGGGATCAAGCCCAAGCCGGTCTACCGCGCGGTGCAGGCCTGGACCGGGCGCTGA
- a CDS encoding nuclear transport factor 2 family protein: MDTTAALARWHAVAEAGDPAGLPDLVAADAVFRSPAVHTPQEGRDKVVAYLAAAFAVLGPGLAYRREWLGEDSAVLEFTTEVGGKQVQGVDMITWDDTGLISDFTVMVRPLQGLHAVIEAMGAELQRMLEASGR, translated from the coding sequence ATGGACACCACCGCCGCCCTCGCCCGCTGGCACGCCGTCGCCGAGGCCGGCGACCCCGCGGGCCTGCCCGACCTGGTCGCCGCCGACGCGGTCTTCCGCTCCCCGGCCGTGCACACCCCGCAGGAGGGCCGCGACAAGGTCGTGGCCTACCTCGCCGCGGCCTTCGCCGTGCTGGGGCCGGGGCTCGCCTACCGCCGCGAGTGGCTGGGCGAGGACTCGGCGGTGCTGGAGTTCACCACCGAGGTCGGCGGCAAGCAGGTGCAGGGCGTCGACATGATCACCTGGGACGACACCGGCCTGATCAGCGACTTCACCGTGATGGTGCGCCCGCTGCAGGGCCTGCACGCCGTCATCGAGGCGATGGGCGCCGAGCTGCAGCGGATGCTGGAGGCCTCGGGCCGCTGA